TCATATTTGGCATCATCATATCCATCAGGACAATAGCGACTTGGTCTTTGTGTTCCGCATACAGGGCAACGGCATCAATGCCATCATTAGCAGCCAGGACGCTGTATCCCGATGTTTCGAGCGAAGTTTTGGTCACTTCCCGGATCGGCGCTTCATCATCAACCACCAGAATCAGTTCGCCATTGCCAAGCGGCTGTTCCTGATCATCTGCCGAATGGGTTTCTGTACCCTCGATCGCCGGAAGGTAAACCTTAAATTGGGTGCCCTGTCCCACTTCGCTATAGACGTTGACAAATCCCCCATGACTGCGAATGATGCTAATCACCGTGGAGAGTCCCAGTCCCGTTCCCTTACCTAATTCCTTCGTGGTAAAAAACGGGTCAAAGATTTTATCGATCGCTTCCGGCGAGATTCCCATCCCCGTATCGATCACAGAAATTACCACATAGGAACCGACCTTCGCATTGATGTGCATCTGCGCATAGCTTTCATCTACGAAGAGGTTTTCCGCGAAGATGCGAATACCGCCTCCCGCAGGCATGGCGTCACGGGCATTCACACAAAGATTCATCAGCACTTGATGCAGCTGCGTGGGGTCAGCCGAAACCGCCTGAAGATCTGGGGCAATGTGGGTTTGAACGTCGATCGATTTGGGAAACGTTCCGGTGACGACCTGCTGTACTTCCGAAATTAAATCCTCCAGGTCAACCTCCCGCCGCTGTCCTCCAGAACCCCGCGCAAAGGCGAGAATTTGGCTAATCAGTGCTGCTCCACGCTTCGTATTGGTTTCCTGCATTTTCAGGAACTCCTGCGTAGTGGCATCGACATCCTTGAGTTTGAGCTGAAGCAGCTGGGCGATCGCCAGAATCGGCGTCAGAATATTGTTGAGGTCGTGGGCAATGCCGCCCGCCAGGGTGCCCAAACTTTCGAGGCGCTGGGCGTGGAGTAGCTGCTTTTCCAGCTGCTTCTTCTGCGTAATGTCGGTATTGACCACCAGAATCGACTGGAGCTGGTTTTCCTCAAACATTGCTGTCCAGCGGCTTTCCACCAAAACTTCCTTGCCGTCTTTGGTGAGCTGGTGCAGTTCTCCCTGCCATTTCCCGGTTTCCACCACGATCGTCTGAATCTCCTCAAGCCGAAGAGCATTCTTGGGGGAGAGCAGTTGATTGGCACGAAGGGCTGGGGCATCGGCTTTAGACCAGCCATAGAGCAGCTCTGCACCCTGGTTCCAAAACAGAATTTGCTGGTGCAGATCTAACACCCAAACTGCATCACTGGTAATATCCAGCAGCGCCGCCTGTTCGCGAATTTTCTCCTCGGATCGCCGCCGTTCGATCAGTTCTGTTTGCACCTGTTGATGTAGTTCCGATTGTTGAATTGCGATCGCCAGCTGGGTAGACAACTGCTTGAGCAAATCCAGCTCGATCGGCTGCCACTGTCGCGTATCGATACAGCTATTGGCAACGAGCAAGCCCCAGAGCTGTTCGCCCTGCACGATCGGCACCACTAAATTTGCCCGCACCTGAAGCCGAACCAGCAAATCGCGATGGCATTCCGCAAGATTCGCCCGGTTGACATCGGCGATCGCCTGGATACGTCCCTGCTGATACAGCTTGCGATTCTCAGGCTCGATAAAAAACGAGTCGGTGACTATGGTGCCTTCGATCGATCGAAATTCCGGTACGACCGATTCCACCGTTACTTCACCGCTCCAATCGGGGGCAAATCGGTAAATAAACACCCGATCTGCCTGAAGAAACTGCTGAACCTCCCGCACGGCAGTCCGCAAAATTTCCTCCAGATTGAGCGATTGGCGAATCCGCTGGGCAATTCCGGTCATCACCCGCTCTCGCTCGACCTGCTGCCGCAGCAATTTTTCCCGCCACTGCTGTTTTGCCAGTTCTGCCAGTTGCTCTGCGCGAGTTTGGCGTTCTTGCTTGACCCGATCGCGATAGGTGCGAAAGAAGTCTGCCAGTTTGGGTTCTTCTGCCAGAAGGTCGCTGAGGTTATCCTGCACTCGCTGATCGGCTTCGTAGGCAATTTCGGGATGACATTCCATCCAGGCATGGCAAGTTTTGACGTAGGCAATAAAGGCAACCAGGTGCTTGTAATGTTCGGTTCCGAGAAACTGCTGCAAAACACTGCGGCAAGACTCGGCTTGCTCACTATCGAGGGCAGTGAAAATCGCAGCCTGAAGCAAACTTTCTTCGATCGCCGGAGTCAGGTCTGACCAGTCCCATAATCCCTGGGGTTGCGCTGCCAGCCTTTTGAGATGTTGATCCAGTGCTTCTGGTAAGGGAGGCGGGGTTTCCAGTAAAGATAAAACTTCTGGTGCTGCCAGCCCTAGGGGACGGAGGGTGCAGCTATGGCAAATCATGCAGTAGGGGACAACGCAAAAGCGCGACAGGTAGGCTGAAAGCTTTTC
This is a stretch of genomic DNA from Leptolyngbya ohadii IS1. It encodes these proteins:
- a CDS encoding hybrid sensor histidine kinase/response regulator; protein product: MSHSIDAIFQQEVGIQIGRSSEQIKAEIEATFGFIPPFFESAVQTPQVLENLWQHTLTAYICNPLPALFKEKLSAYLSRFCVVPYCMICHSCTLRPLGLAAPEVLSLLETPPPLPEALDQHLKRLAAQPQGLWDWSDLTPAIEESLLQAAIFTALDSEQAESCRSVLQQFLGTEHYKHLVAFIAYVKTCHAWMECHPEIAYEADQRVQDNLSDLLAEEPKLADFFRTYRDRVKQERQTRAEQLAELAKQQWREKLLRQQVERERVMTGIAQRIRQSLNLEEILRTAVREVQQFLQADRVFIYRFAPDWSGEVTVESVVPEFRSIEGTIVTDSFFIEPENRKLYQQGRIQAIADVNRANLAECHRDLLVRLQVRANLVVPIVQGEQLWGLLVANSCIDTRQWQPIELDLLKQLSTQLAIAIQQSELHQQVQTELIERRRSEEKIREQAALLDITSDAVWVLDLHQQILFWNQGAELLYGWSKADAPALRANQLLSPKNALRLEEIQTIVVETGKWQGELHQLTKDGKEVLVESRWTAMFEENQLQSILVVNTDITQKKQLEKQLLHAQRLESLGTLAGGIAHDLNNILTPILAIAQLLQLKLKDVDATTQEFLKMQETNTKRGAALISQILAFARGSGGQRREVDLEDLISEVQQVVTGTFPKSIDVQTHIAPDLQAVSADPTQLHQVLMNLCVNARDAMPAGGGIRIFAENLFVDESYAQMHINAKVGSYVVISVIDTGMGISPEAIDKIFDPFFTTKELGKGTGLGLSTVISIIRSHGGFVNVYSEVGQGTQFKVYLPAIEGTETHSADDQEQPLGNGELILVVDDEAPIREVTKTSLETSGYSVLAANDGIDAVALYAEHKDQVAIVLMDMMMPNMTGPAAMQVLKKMNPSVKIIAVSGLPSSEKVKEAMSMGATTFIAKPYTAQELLKTLHGVLHSAEK